A stretch of Phragmites australis chromosome 12, lpPhrAust1.1, whole genome shotgun sequence DNA encodes these proteins:
- the LOC133887378 gene encoding uncharacterized protein LOC133887378 isoform X1, with protein MAEMVSSAVVQEAVSQVLSSIRDKYEGKSNAKEHMERMEMAHIKLEAAFETSDKWNVTSAPLLRWRSKLKRAVQECDDTLRRCKQRSQGEEEGTENGVRKLTFPKRIAHTAKSFVSSIFNRGDDELSGSTVRRFEWFADGASEFLRYVELGGTPRQYMFFDPLVRHLLAGKGTEYSFVRGDQHLSFLLGPFSPPEHGIEGRLKFFFEDGNKPENNFLLGLHFRLSESTDIVGVVVRCLQLFTPHLRSTSETVKTKLTQLPTQDFYWAPYIDSSLKKHWNNLHNIFCKWFRPDPLCCQQHDHRHMQSYAGSNTSSSSESFPCDIYLEPVTEVFLLGHVPLSPGYNKQRAVVDGETCPVRDVPYLKLGGLFSPHASSEDLLPAVGGSATEMLNGEAAQRGLYANISFEQLGEIMLPKAVDCLCRNAGATSYQMLWKSKHGGAFLRVQKTAWRATSRKGRGRNRLKRWGKGVPRWTGGSLATEFLGSWVAHAPAQLQGSIADWIKKGSVMQFALD; from the coding sequence ATGGcagagatggtgagttccgcagtggtccaGGAGGCAGTTAGCCAAGTCCTATCTAGCATAAGGGACAAGTACGAGGGGAAGTCAAATGCAAAGGAGCACATGGAGAGGATGGAGATGGCGCACATCAAGCTGGAGGCCGCCTTCGAGACATCCGACAAGTGGAACGTCACAAGCGCGCCATTGCTGCGTTGGCGGAGCAAGCTCAAGCGCGCTGTGCAGGAGTGCGACGACACACTGCGGAGGTGCAAGCAGCGCTCTCagggagaagaggaagggaCGGAGAACGGGGTAAGGAAGCTCACCTTTCCTAAACGGATTGCTCACACTGCCAAGTCGTTCGTTTCCTCCATCTTTAATCGCGGCGACGACGAGCTGAGCGGATCCACCGTTCGGCGATTCGAGTGGTTCGCAGACGGTGCTAGCGAGTTTTTGAGATATGTGGagcttggtggcacaccacgcCAATACATGTTCTTCGACCCTCTTGTGCGCCATCTTCTCGCAGGCAAAGGAACAGAGTATAGCTTTGTTCGCGGGGACCAACACCTCTCGTTTTTGCTCGGGCCCTTCAGTCCTCCCGAGCATGGGATAGAGGGTAGGCTGAAATTTTTCTTCGAAGATGGTAATAAGCCAGAGAATAATTTCCTTCTTGGTCTTCACTTTAGACTTTCCGAGAGTACCGACATAGTTGGGGTTGTAGTTAGATGCCTGCAGCTGTTTACGCCTCACTTGAGGTCCACTTCTGAGACTGTGAAGACAAAGCTCACCCAGCTACCAACGCAAGACTTCTACTGGGCGCCATATATTGATTCAAGCCTTAAGAAACACTGGAACAATCTTCACAACATATTTTGTAAATGGTTTCGGCCAGATCCGCTTTGTTGCCAGCAACATGATCATCGGCACATGCAGAGCTATGCCGGTAGCAACACAAGCTCATCATCAGAATCATTTCCATGTGATATATACTTGGAACCAGTTACCGAAGTGTTTTTGCTGGGCCACGTCCCACTGTCACCTGGGTACAACAAACAGAGGGCGGTCGTCGACGGCGAAACATGCCCGGTGAGAGATGTTCCATACCTGAAACTGGGAGGACTCTTCTCGCCCCATGCTTCTTCTGAAGATTTGTTGCCTGCAGTTGGGGGTTCAGCGACAGAGATGCTCAACGGGGAGGCCGCGCAACGTGGCTTGTATGCAAACATTTCCTTTGAACAGCTGGGCGAGATCATGCTACCCAAGGCGGTAGATTGCCTTTGCCGGAATGCGGGAGCGACCTCGTATCAGATGCTGTGGAAGTCCAAGCACGGCGGCGCATTCCTTCGGGTCCAGAAGACCGCATGGCGAGCAACCAGTCGGAAAGGTAGGGGACGAAACCGTCTGAAACGGTGGGGCAAGGGAGTGCCGAGATGGACAGGTGGAAGTTTAGCCACTGAGTTCCTCGGCTCGTGGGTTGCGCACGCGCCTGCCCAGCTGCAGGGCTCAATCGCAGACTGGATTAAAAAAGGATCCGTAATGCAGTTTGCACTTGATTAG
- the LOC133887378 gene encoding uncharacterized protein LOC133887378 isoform X2, producing the protein MAEMVSSAVVQEAVSQVLSSIRDKYEGKSNAKEHMERMEMAHIKLEAAFETSDKWNVTSAPLLRWRSKLKRAVQECDDTLRRCKQRSQGEEEGTENGVRKLTFPKRIAHTAKSFVSSIFNRGDDELSGSTVRRFEWFADGASEFLRYVELGGTPRQYMFFDPLVRHLLAGKGTEYSFVRGDQHLSFLLGPFSPPEHGIEGRLKFFFEDGNKPENNFLLGLHFRLSESTDIVGVVVRCLQLFTPHLRSTSETVKTKLTQLPTQDFYWAPYIDSSLKKHWNNLHNIFCKWFRPDPLCCQQHDHRHMQSYAGSNTSSSSESFPCDIYLEPVTEVFLLGHVPLSPGYNKQRAVVDGETCPLGVQRQRCSTGRPRNVACMQTFPLNSWARSCYPRR; encoded by the exons ATGGcagagatggtgagttccgcagtggtccaGGAGGCAGTTAGCCAAGTCCTATCTAGCATAAGGGACAAGTACGAGGGGAAGTCAAATGCAAAGGAGCACATGGAGAGGATGGAGATGGCGCACATCAAGCTGGAGGCCGCCTTCGAGACATCCGACAAGTGGAACGTCACAAGCGCGCCATTGCTGCGTTGGCGGAGCAAGCTCAAGCGCGCTGTGCAGGAGTGCGACGACACACTGCGGAGGTGCAAGCAGCGCTCTCagggagaagaggaagggaCGGAGAACGGGGTAAGGAAGCTCACCTTTCCTAAACGGATTGCTCACACTGCCAAGTCGTTCGTTTCCTCCATCTTTAATCGCGGCGACGACGAGCTGAGCGGATCCACCGTTCGGCGATTCGAGTGGTTCGCAGACGGTGCTAGCGAGTTTTTGAGATATGTGGagcttggtggcacaccacgcCAATACATGTTCTTCGACCCTCTTGTGCGCCATCTTCTCGCAGGCAAAGGAACAGAGTATAGCTTTGTTCGCGGGGACCAACACCTCTCGTTTTTGCTCGGGCCCTTCAGTCCTCCCGAGCATGGGATAGAGGGTAGGCTGAAATTTTTCTTCGAAGATGGTAATAAGCCAGAGAATAATTTCCTTCTTGGTCTTCACTTTAGACTTTCCGAGAGTACCGACATAGTTGGGGTTGTAGTTAGATGCCTGCAGCTGTTTACGCCTCACTTGAGGTCCACTTCTGAGACTGTGAAGACAAAGCTCACCCAGCTACCAACGCAAGACTTCTACTGGGCGCCATATATTGATTCAAGCCTTAAGAAACACTGGAACAATCTTCACAACATATTTTGTAAATGGTTTCGGCCAGATCCGCTTTGTTGCCAGCAACATGATCATCGGCACATGCAGAGCTATGCCGGTAGCAACACAAGCTCATCATCAGAATCATTTCCATGTGATATATACTTGGAACCAGTTACCGAAGTGTTTTTGCTGGGCCACGTCCCACTGTCACCTGGGTACAACAAACAGAGGGCGGTCGTCGACGGCGAAACATGCCCG TTGGGGGTTCAGCGACAGAGATGCTCAACGGGGAGGCCGCGCAACGTGGCTTGTATGCAAACATTTCCTTTGAACAGCTGGGCGAGATCATGCTACCCAAGGCGGTAG